From the Kallotenue papyrolyticum genome, the window CCTTGGAAGAAGAGTACCTCCGGCGCGATCTTGAGGATGGCAGCGTCTGTCCCGGCTGCCAGCGGAGCGTCGAAGCAGAGTTCGTGGTCTGCCCATATTGTCTGACCGAGCTACGCCGGCGCTGCCAGCACTGCGAGCGCACGATCGATCTCACCTGGCAGGTCTGCCCCTACTGCGGCGCGACCAGCGGAGCACCAGCAGCCGGCACGCCGACGATCCACATCCCGGCGCAGGAACGGAACGTCAAGATCTATTCCTAGCCGTTCAGCGCGCCATCGGTCGGAGGTGCCAGGCCGCTTGCCTGACAGATGGGCGGCGCTTCGGGCGCTACCCGCGGTGAAGCGCGACAGGCAGCGGCGCCGCGATCCGCTCGCGCCTGGCTGCGTGACACCTATCTACAACTACGGCAGCTGCTGATCCCGCCCGGTCTCTTCGCGATCGGGCGCTTGTGTTGCTGGTGACCTGCTTGGGTCCTGGGTCGCGCCGGTTACGGGTGGAGCGGGCGTGG encodes:
- a CDS encoding zinc ribbon domain-containing protein, which encodes MESVQTFLQFLQTYWQTMVLVVLAYYLLLLFAVAVWTYRDIRSRTQDITAQVLAVALVLVLQLPGLILYLLMRPKLTLAEKYERALEEEYLRRDLEDGSVCPGCQRSVEAEFVVCPYCLTELRRRCQHCERTIDLTWQVCPYCGATSGAPAAGTPTIHIPAQERNVKIYS